The Blautia luti nucleotide sequence CTGGTATCCATGGGCGGTACGTTTAAAAGTCATGGAAACTGCTCTCCTGTTGCTGAGTATAATTACTGGTGTGATCCGGATGCTGCGGCACTGGTGTATGCTACAACACATGAGATTGGGAAAAAGATCCATATGATCGGGCTGGATGTGACAAGAAAGATTGTCCTCACTCCTACTCTTCTGGAGTATATCTGTCGATTGAATAAAGAGACCGGTGAATTTATAAAGAAAATTACGAAGTTTTATTTTGATTTTCACTGGGAATGGGAACATATCATTGGCTGTGTGATCAACGATCCTCTTGCAGTTGCGTATTTCCTGAATCCTGCAATCTGTGAGGGATTTGAGTCTTATGTACAGATTGAAACAACAGGAATATCTCTTGGTCAGTCAGTGGTAGACTCTATGAACTTCTATCGAAAGACTGCAAATACAAAGGTATTGACTGAGGTAGATGTATATGCATTTTTCCAGTTATTCCTTTCACGGATTCTTGACATGAAATCGGAAAAACTGGATATTTTACAAGATTTGATTTAAAGGAGTGCAAATGAATATGATGAAGACAGAAAAAATTACCGGGAAAATGACAGCTTATAAAATCTGCCTGATTGCCTTTGCTATCTGTATTAATTTTGTAGGTGGACAGATTGCTTTACTTTTGAAACTTCCTATTTATCTGGACAGTATTGGAACAGTATTTGTGGCATCCATTCTGGGACCGTTTTATGGAATGCTTCCAAACTTACTCAGTGGTCTGTTAATGGGAATGACTGTGGATGTTTATTCTCTGTATTATGCGCCTGTTGGAATTGTACTTGGTTTTGTGACTGGTCTTGTATACAGAAAATGGCAGCCGAAAAAATGGTCGATTCTTCCTGCTGCTGTTGTGATCACACTTCCATCTACACTGATCAGCTCTTGTATTACTGCGTTTTTGTTTGGAGGAATTACATCTTCAGGATCTTCTATTTTAGTACAGATTCTTTCAAAAACACCGCTTGGAATGGTAGGAAGCTGTTTTGTTGTCCAGTTTATTACAGATTATGCAGACAGAGTACTGTGTCTGGCAGTATCTGCAGTTCTTATTACAACATTGAATAAGAGCATGAAGGGAAGTTTTGTCAGATAAAAAAATTTAATTCTCTATGTAAAAAGCAAGAATAAAAAAAATAGGATAAAAATCGGGAAGAAAACGATGTAATTGGATTTCTTCCCGATTTTTTTATCTCATATAAAATTATTAAAATCAAAAATTTCCTGAACATCCTGTTTCAGTTAAGAAAATAGTAAGAAGCAGAAGGTTTCATCATATTAGAAAAAATTCTCTACTGATAAATGTATAATTTCGTCTGACAAATAGATTGTGCAGAATGGAATGTATTATTATAAAGCTTTCTGTATACACTCTTCAATATATCCCATTCCTAATTCTGTATTTAATGCAAGATCAAAGCTGACAGACATTCCCCATATACGTCCTGTATAATAGCGGTAATTGTCAGCGCGGCGTTTATCTTCTTTACGGATCTGCTGATTATCTTCTGTTTCACAGAGAACTCCGTCAGGACGAACTTCCAGACCACGGCATCCGGTGCCAGTTCTGTTCTCATTCTACCAGATGAACCTGTTTTCCCTCCTGACCGAGATGAATCGCGCATTCACATCCAGCAAGTCCGCCACCAAAAACAACTACCTGATCTGTAACCTTTTCTTTTTCGAGATAGTAATTATTGACGATGACTACGTTGTCACCATCCAGCCCCTTGATTGGAGGAACAAGCGGCTGGGATCCGACTGCTACGATTAAGGCATCTGGTGATTCTTTTTCTACATACTCAGGTGTGACTTCCACAGAAGTACGGATCTCCACACCTGCATTTCGGGCAAAAAGTGCATAGGTATTGGAGAGTTCATACATTTCTCTTTTAAACGGAAGTGCTTGTTCGCTTTTCAGGATTCCACCGAGTTCTGCTTCTTTTTCACAGAGGATTACCTGATGTCCGCGTTTTGTAGCAGTGTATGCAACATAAAGACCTCCAGGGCCGCTGCCTGCTACGAGAACTTTCTTCTTTACAGGCGCAGGCTGTACTTCACTGCCTTCGATTTCACGTCCGATCAGAGGATTGACGGTACATCTTCTGGTTGAAGTTGCGACACGTTTGGCAAGTGCTGCGGTTTTTCCATAAGATGTAACCTTCAGTAAGGGCTTTCACCGGTACACCGTCCGGACGGACTGTATCACAGGCTCCCCACTGATGCATGGAATGTTGGCGGGATTTGCTGCCGCGCTCTATTACTAAGAATAACAAAAAAGTGCATTGTCATCCATCAGTAAAATGACAATGCACTTGTAACAATTTGTTGATACCTGCTTTTTTAGTAAATTCATTTCATCCTAAACAAGAATAAAGCCAGATAAGAGGTTATTTGTGAACATAAAGTTTTATCAGCACTATGCCTGCCAGTATTACCGGAATAATCATTAACACAGTAATTTCACCAACCTGGATAAATAAAGCTGATATACAGGTAAAAATAAGGAAAATGATCAACTTCATCCAGGCATCAGCCAGTAGTTTTTTCTTTTTGATCAGTATGCAGGAAATAATAAGAGTGATCAGAAAAAGGAAAAACAAAATTAATATTCCCACTGCCAGTATAATAGCGATTATTCCAGACACGCTTCCAAATAAAGTCACAAGGGAGCCGGGAAGCATAAGATATCCTCTGATGTAGTCTGTCGTAGTTTGAGTCCTGGCAGTCAGACCTGTTCCTGCATTGGTGATTTTTTCTGCATATTTGCTGAATATTATTATTCCTATTTCTATGCAGAGAAGTGATAATGTATATATACTGAGCAATATTGTAGATATTATTGTTTCCGGCGGCGTTTTTTGATTTCCTTTGTTCATAAAGCACTCTTTCCAAATATATGATCAAACTTTTTACAGGAAGATAAATTTTCTTTTCATTTCCGACCTTTGGTCACAATTTTATCATAAAAGTACGTACATTTCACTGAGTTTTTATTTTTTAAGTTAGTTTTTTAGTCTATCAGCATTGCTGGACAAACAGTGAAACAATGACTTGGTTATAAGGCTTTAATAATGTAGACTGCAAGCATTCTTTGTTTTCATAAAAAAGACTAAGCGGTATTTGAATTCCTGACAATAACGTTGTTCTGCCTTGTAAACAGTATGTCAGCATGTTAGAATAAATAGAAACTGTTTTTTACAATAACAAATGAAGAAAGAATAATACTATGGCAAAGAAAGTGAAAATCCGTTCTGTGACTGTTTTTTGTTACAGATAAATTATCTGGAAGTATCCGGCTGCAAAAGTGTGAGTAATGCCTCATATACATATGTATTTTCTCTGACTATTATGGCAATCTCCTCTTTTGCCTGATTTAGCTGATGAAACAGGCTGCGGACATGGGACCAGTTTTCTTTGTTGGAAGATTTTGAACGCAGATATCTGTTTTCATCGTAATAATATCGTCCATCCAGTATGATAACAAGACGCTTCATGTCTCTGACAGCAGTAATTTCAATTTCATCAGTAGTTCTGTTCGTAGAAATTCCTGATTCAATAGTTTTTGTACCAGTTGTAATTTCGGTTTCAGAAGTTTTACTGATCATACTATAAATTGGCGGTCTATACTGGTAGCCTTGGCTGATATAATCTTCCAGTAAAGTATCTGTCTCGTCTTTATTATTTGCGAAAACAACAGAAACGTGTGGATAGGGTTTGGAAGTCTTTCGGT carries:
- a CDS encoding nucleoside hydrolase; the encoded protein is MEKTKVIIDCDPGIDDSLAIMLALKSPEIEVIGITIVCGNSPVEMGAGNAKKVLKQMNRLDVPVYIGESKPLKREYVNALDTHGEDGLGESFLPEVEGWQQEMGAVDFMADILKREKVSVIALGPMTNFATLIQKDREAFGRIEKLVSMGGTFKSHGNCSPVAEYNYWCDPDAAALVYATTHEIGKKIHMIGLDVTRKIVLTPTLLEYICRLNKETGEFIKKITKFYFDFHWEWEHIIGCVINDPLAVAYFLNPAICEGFESYVQIETTGISLGQSVVDSMNFYRKTANTKVLTEVDVYAFFQLFLSRILDMKSEKLDILQDLI
- a CDS encoding ECF transporter S component, whose protein sequence is MMKTEKITGKMTAYKICLIAFAICINFVGGQIALLLKLPIYLDSIGTVFVASILGPFYGMLPNLLSGLLMGMTVDVYSLYYAPVGIVLGFVTGLVYRKWQPKKWSILPAAVVITLPSTLISSCITAFLFGGITSSGSSILVQILSKTPLGMVGSCFVVQFITDYADRVLCLAVSAVLITTLNKSMKGSFVR
- a CDS encoding FAD-dependent oxidoreductase; the encoded protein is MKVTSYGKTAALAKRVATSTRRCTVNPLIGREIEGSEVQPAPVKKKVLVAGSGPGGLYVAYTATKRGHQVILCEKEAELGGILKSEQALPFKREMYELSNTYALFARNAGVEIRTSVEVTPEYVEKESPDALIVAVGSQPLVPPIKGLDGDNVVIVNNYYLEKEKVTDQVVVFGGGLAGCECAIHLGQEGKQVHLVE